From the genome of Lutzomyia longipalpis isolate SR_M1_2022 chromosome 2, ASM2433408v1, one region includes:
- the LOC129790118 gene encoding RB1-inducible coiled-coil protein 1 isoform X4, with translation MLYVFHVDTGRMITFDMGVALENVQYLKEMIETHYHIPAASQVLLVSGGEMLSPQNRICSYLGGTDTNPIFMFSTNIIESKNPPQPWPSIEPDNDLKDQVERCLSLPANYNTVVKRAQLAQQIYELGREETRTCEKLVHEQHLQQQGWAAVVANMEDLTEEFKKRCSDFQNAFNEVLEKRIEYLECLSHFNEDLDKLSNIPILPALLQNAEKPFHAFDDVYENDSFQKGIEKAAEGGFPESSTRTTREGSAEETKSSSSSVKESEEKGEEGDDKVSVKAMTLLQWISAQENQISLRKMAAECLKSLEQFDEKEMTSLKTEVKNAIENAQKEDVKLIKGLEDRLSGLEKLMFDVKNIVKEQSELAQAFQQNQARANNLGDTSILPDLCVSHKNQLIVMRRNHKQLRDIRSRISRAKTELGHNLLQRLKYISYIENRMYEIDSKLLFIHRNCRRLQKHMGIIEQIHQAPSVYVTAVTEVVRRRTFSSAFLLWASDLASHLTTIYSEEVVRRQEFWSMFEGHFLCTLFPGIEDMPPSYATVAPSTFDASLPNLTRDDINELSDFGLKIELPDLSAVIDFFSSRSGGKNEDKSTLVDGDRTNGSTISRNVAVGTSDLPKILDMHSHLKDYERGFESETDTEEFEKVGQSPIDRRRISTTGSLQAYTTLATSTQTSLAPVMTSLSKPEMCNISTSTEVVVTQTIETLTEENLGTTRCEVEKLKNLLRSLHAQSQAAIQVFREQIKDIRHDTESGKSDLDIQLKSLNDAWEMIKLEATNHQQELIKRTVDHELELNDLKKTLDTSNEMIVTLQNEKKNLEDDHKLAVKKYEVLMEEMQEKVKGLMEAADEYRAREVKVNEEKEKLTKEITEKLMREHKSELESLRSRYKLMTSIERSPSDTSLEKIERPDLLEMSGHEAVFQHTKDEFVAERGLAIKSTADRERSRWEHRSGLGQILLSGSPKSPSKAHDICKRIIEDKDNQLELMRQREEQLLKDINRHRETIQNLTEDDTNSVIAFKEKVDGLQKDKSRLEQELEMEKSKRLEMESSFAALKVVNPDSTAVSPDQMTRSGAKSKSSSSLGKGLITISTCSKGDLVIVVWNSIHEQYIIVQDTSILYFLHGESYNTLKLPRLTANETPHMIPLVAKVIEKEFCVARKDENRYKVSKGTKFYRVKVEPVSSTPQPLDAARSSRRHETTGIQSGSVGRSTSTELPSSSSVSQTSTHLIDSFAQTECPILIEDVSEAKDMVDSGVDAQQKSIYKERNVSVTEEDEPVSLSDQRCCNISVSEEDEEAANVENASEVSNPFLIHSMSDQDDSDEYRSLESKDGSDFSAQ, from the exons atgttgtaCGTTTTTCACGTGGATACCGGTCGAATGATCACATTTGACATGGGTGTAGCGCTCGAAAA tgTGCAATATCTGAAGGAGATGATTGAGACACATTATCACATACCAGCTGCAAGTCAAGTATTACTGGTCAGTGGTGGTGAAATGTTATCTCCGCAAAATAGAATTTGCAGCTACTTGGGTGGGACTGATACAAACCCCATTTTTATGTTTAGCACAAATATAATAGAATCCAAAAATCCACCCCAACCATGGCCAAGTATAGAACCTG ATAATGATTTAAAGGATCAGGTGGAACGGTGTTTATCTCTGCCAGCAAATTACAATACTGTGGTAAAAAGGGCGCAGTTAGCTCAACAAATTTATGAATTAGGTAGAGAGGAGACGCGCACATGTGAGAAACTCGTCCATGAGCAACATCTGCAGCAACAAGGATGGGCAGCCGTGGTGGCAAATATGGAGGATCTCACGGAGGAATTCAAGAAGAGATGCAGTGATTTCCAAAATGCATTCAATGAAGTCCTCGAGAAAAGAATTGAATATTTGGAATGTTTATCACA CTTCAACGAAGATTTGGATAAATTATCCAATATTCCAATTCTTCCGGCTTTACTTCAGAATGCAGAAAAACCCTTTCATGCCTTTGATGATGTTTACGAGAATGATTCATTTCAGAAGGGAATTGAGAAGGCTGCTGAAGGGGGGTTTCCTGAATCAAGTACAAGAACAACGCGCGAAGGGAGTGCGGAAGAAAcaaaatcatcatcatcaagtGTG aaaGAGAGCGAGGAAAAAGGTGAAGAGGGCGATGATAAGGTGAGTGTGAAAGCAATGACACTCCTACAGTGGATATCAGCGCAGGAAAATCAGATTTCTCTGAGGAAAATGGCAGCTGAATGCCTAAAGAGTTTGGAGCAATTTGACGAGAAGGAGATGACGAGTTTGAAGACCGAAGTGAAGAATGCAATTGAGAATGCCCAAAAGGAGGATGTGAAGCTAATAAAGGGCTTAGAAGATCGCCTGAGTGGTCTTGAGAAATTAATGTTTGACGTGAAGAATATTGTGAAGGAACAAAGTGAATTAGCTCAGGCATTCCAACAAAATCAAGCACGAGCCAATAATCTCGGTGATACATCGATTTTGCCTGATTTGTGtgtttcacacaaaaatcaattgattgtTATGCGAAGGAATCACAAACAATTGCGTGATATTCGATCCCGAATTTCACGGGCAAAAACTGAACTCGGACACAATTTACTGCAAAGGCTTAA atatATTAGTTACATTGAGAACCGAATGTACGAAATAGATAGTAAATTACTGTTCATTCACCGCAACTGCCGTAGACTTCAGAAACACATGGGAATTATTGAGCAAATTCATCAAGCTCCGAGTGTGTATGTTACAGCTGTGACTGAAGTTGTCAGACGAAGAACCTTCTCCAGCGCTTTTTTATTG tgGGCTTCCGATTTAGCGAGTCATCTCACGACAATATACAGCGAAGAAGTTGTGCGTCGCCAGGAATTTTGGTCAATGTTTGAAGGCCACTTCCTTTGTACACTCTTCCCAGGCATTGAAGATATGCCACCATCGTATGCAACCGTAGCACCTTCGACGTTTGATGCTAGTCTACCGAATTTAACAAGAGATG ataTCAATGAGTTGTCTGATTTTGGGTTAAAAATTGAACTTCCGGACTTGAGTGCTGTGATAGATTTCTTTTCATCAAGATCTGGGGGTAAAAATGAAGATAAATCAACTTTGGTTGATGGCGACAGGACAAATGGATCGACTATAAGCCGAAATGTGGCAGTGGGAACGAGTGATCTACCAAAGATACTCGATATGCATTCTCACCTAAAAGATTATGAAAG GGGATTCGAAAGTGAAACTGACACTGAAGAATTTGAGAAAGTGGGTCAGAGTCCAATTGATCGTCGTCGAATTTCAACAACGGGAAGTCTTCAGGCATACACCACACTTGCTACGTCAACGCAGACATCACTAGCTCCAGTTATGACATCACTTTCTAAGCCAGAAATGTGCAATATCAGCACATCAACCGAAGTGGTGGTAACACAAACGATTGAAACTCTAACTGAG gaaaatttggGAACGACAAGGTGTGAGGTGGAGAAATTGAAGAACCTCCTGAGAAGTCTCCATGCACAGTCCCAAGCAGCAATTCAGGTTTTTCGTGAGCAGATAAAGGACATTCGGCATGATACGGAAAGTGGGAAAAGTGATTTGGATATACAATTGAAGTCTCTCAATGATGCGTGGGAAATGATAAAGCTCGAGGCGACGAATCATCAGCAGGAATTAATCAAACGTACGGTGGATCATGAATTGGAGCTGAATGATTTGAAGAAGACACTCGATACAAGCAATGAGATGATTGTGACGTTgcagaatgaaaagaaaaatctcgaGGATGACCATAAGTTGGCGGTGAAGAAGTATGAGGTGCTCATGGAGGAGATGCAGGAGAAAGTGAAGGGATTAATGGAAGCAGCTGATGAGTATCGTGCACGCGAAGTGAAGGTGAATGAGGAAAAGGAGAAGCTCACAAAAGAGATTACGGAAAAGTTGATGCGTGAACATAAATCGGAGCTGGAATCTCTACGGTCACGGTACAAGTTGATGACGAGCATTGAGAGGTCACCATCGGATACGagtcttgagaaaattgagcgCCCCGATTTGCTCGAAATGTCCGGGCATGAGGCTGTGTTTCAGCATACAAAGGATGAATTTGTAGCTGAACGGGGTTTAGCAATAAAATCCACTGCTGATCGTGAAAGATCACGATGGGAGCATCGAAGTGGGTTAGGTCAAATTCTCCTGAGTGGTTCACCAAAGTCTCCGTCGAAGGCACATGATATTTGCAAGAGAATTATCGAGGATAAGGATAATCAATTGGAATTGATGCGCCAAAGGGAGGAACAACTACTAAAGGATATCAATCGGCACAGAGAAACAATTCAGAATTTAACTGAAGATGATACCAATAGTGTGATTGCGTTCAAGGAAAAGGTAGATGGACTGCAGAAGGATAAGTCTCGTTTAGAGCAAGAATTGGAGATGGAGAAGTCTAAACGTTTGGAAATGGAATCTTCCTTTGCAGCGCTGAAAGT AGTCAATCCCGACAGTACAGCCGTTAGCCCAGACCAAATGACTAGAAGTGGTGCAAAATCCAAAAGTTCAAGTTCCCTGGGCAAGGGTTTGATAACCATATCAACTTGTTCAAAGGGAGATTTGGTAATCGTTGTTTGGAATAGTATTCACGAACAATACATAATTGTtcag GATACTTCCATCCTTTACTTTCTTCACGGTGAAAGTTACAATACTCTTAAACTTCCTCGACTTACGGCAAATGAAACTCCACATATGATACCATTAGTAGCCAAAGTGATTGAAAAGGAGTTTTGTGTAGCGAGAAAG gaTGAGAATAGGTATAAAGTCAGCAAAGGAACTAAATTCTATCGTGTTAAAGTAGAACCAGTTTCATCTACACCTCAACCATTGGATGCTGCACGTTCATCTCGAAGGCATGAAA caaCTGGAATTCAATCGGGAAGTGTTGGCCGGTCAACGAGTACCGAATTGCCGAGTAGTTCTTCCGTTTCTCAAACATCCACTCATCTAATTGATTCTTTTGCCCAAACTGAATGCCCCATTCTCATTGAGGATGTCAGTGAGGCGAAGGATATGGTGGATTCGGGTGTTGATGCACAGCAAAAGAGTATCTACAAGGAAAGGAATGTGAGTGTAACGGAGGAAGATGAACCAGTATCACTGTCAGATCAGCGTTGTTGCAACATCAGTGTCAGTGAGGAGGATGAGGAGGCAGCTAATGTGGAAAACGCCAGTGAG
- the LOC129790118 gene encoding RB1-inducible coiled-coil protein 1 isoform X2: MLYVFHVDTGRMITFDMGVALENVQYLKEMIETHYHIPAASQVLLVSGGEMLSPQNRICSYLGGTDTNPIFMFSTNIIESKNPPQPWPSIEPDNDLKDQVERCLSLPANYNTVVKRAQLAQQIYELGREETRTCEKLVHEQHLQQQGWAAVVANMEDLTEEFKKRCSDFQNAFNEVLEKRIEYLECLSHFNEDLDKLSNIPILPALLQNAEKPFHAFDDVYENDSFQKGIEKAAEGGFPESSTRTTREGSAEETKSSSSSVKESEEKGEEGDDKVSVKAMTLLQWISAQENQISLRKMAAECLKSLEQFDEKEMTSLKTEVKNAIENAQKEDVKLIKGLEDRLSGLEKLMFDVKNIVKEQSELAQAFQQNQARANNLGDTSILPDLCVSHKNQLIVMRRNHKQLRDIRSRISRAKTELGHNLLQRLKYISYIENRMYEIDSKLLFIHRNCRRLQKHMGIIEQIHQAPSVYVTAVTEVVRRRTFSSAFLLWASDLASHLTTIYSEEVVRRQEFWSMFEGHFLCTLFPGIEDMPPSYATVAPSTFDASLPNLTRDDINELSDFGLKIELPDLSAVIDFFSSRSGGKNEDKSTLVDGDRTNGSTISRNVAVGTSDLPKILDMHSHLKDYERGFESETDTEEFEKVGQSPIDRRRISTTGSLQAYTTLATSTQTSLAPVMTSLSKPEMCNISTSTEVVVTQTIETLTESTLSIPSKKNPRLNKLNVLNSMKSLDSNNSLTFSTGSTLPSIPEITSPSHNTDSDAQSVSASSQSADNSAECDHEISGKCLGHHPSSFRNQHGNLQTTLDSEFINSEFYIDESLPSSLSSDRIDGIGQNIVSPSDDKDKFHFAEEHREYDTVIKLLQENLGTTRCEVEKLKNLLRSLHAQSQAAIQVFREQIKDIRHDTESGKSDLDIQLKSLNDAWEMIKLEATNHQQELIKRTVDHELELNDLKKTLDTSNEMIVTLQNEKKNLEDDHKLAVKKYEVLMEEMQEKVKGLMEAADEYRAREVKVNEEKEKLTKEITEKLMREHKSELESLRSRYKLMTSIERSPSDTSLEKIERPDLLEMSGHEAVFQHTKDEFVAERGLAIKSTADRERSRWEHRSGLGQILLSGSPKSPSKAHDICKRIIEDKDNQLELMRQREEQLLKDINRHRETIQNLTEDDTNSVIAFKEKVDGLQKDKSRLEQELEMEKSKRLEMESSFAALKVVNPDSTAVSPDQMTRSGAKSKSSSSLGKGLITISTCSKGDLVIVVWNSIHEQYIIVQDTSILYFLHGESYNTLKLPRLTANETPHMIPLVAKVIEKEFCVARKDENRYKVSKGTKFYRVKVEPVSSTPQPLDAARSSRRHETTGIQSGSVGRSTSTELPSSSSVSQTSTHLIDSFAQTECPILIEDVSEAKDMVDSGVDAQQKSIYKERNVSVTEEDEPVSLSDQRCCNISVSEEDEEAANVENASERPSRGGSIGIFTLIESFLTPMQL; this comes from the exons atgttgtaCGTTTTTCACGTGGATACCGGTCGAATGATCACATTTGACATGGGTGTAGCGCTCGAAAA tgTGCAATATCTGAAGGAGATGATTGAGACACATTATCACATACCAGCTGCAAGTCAAGTATTACTGGTCAGTGGTGGTGAAATGTTATCTCCGCAAAATAGAATTTGCAGCTACTTGGGTGGGACTGATACAAACCCCATTTTTATGTTTAGCACAAATATAATAGAATCCAAAAATCCACCCCAACCATGGCCAAGTATAGAACCTG ATAATGATTTAAAGGATCAGGTGGAACGGTGTTTATCTCTGCCAGCAAATTACAATACTGTGGTAAAAAGGGCGCAGTTAGCTCAACAAATTTATGAATTAGGTAGAGAGGAGACGCGCACATGTGAGAAACTCGTCCATGAGCAACATCTGCAGCAACAAGGATGGGCAGCCGTGGTGGCAAATATGGAGGATCTCACGGAGGAATTCAAGAAGAGATGCAGTGATTTCCAAAATGCATTCAATGAAGTCCTCGAGAAAAGAATTGAATATTTGGAATGTTTATCACA CTTCAACGAAGATTTGGATAAATTATCCAATATTCCAATTCTTCCGGCTTTACTTCAGAATGCAGAAAAACCCTTTCATGCCTTTGATGATGTTTACGAGAATGATTCATTTCAGAAGGGAATTGAGAAGGCTGCTGAAGGGGGGTTTCCTGAATCAAGTACAAGAACAACGCGCGAAGGGAGTGCGGAAGAAAcaaaatcatcatcatcaagtGTG aaaGAGAGCGAGGAAAAAGGTGAAGAGGGCGATGATAAGGTGAGTGTGAAAGCAATGACACTCCTACAGTGGATATCAGCGCAGGAAAATCAGATTTCTCTGAGGAAAATGGCAGCTGAATGCCTAAAGAGTTTGGAGCAATTTGACGAGAAGGAGATGACGAGTTTGAAGACCGAAGTGAAGAATGCAATTGAGAATGCCCAAAAGGAGGATGTGAAGCTAATAAAGGGCTTAGAAGATCGCCTGAGTGGTCTTGAGAAATTAATGTTTGACGTGAAGAATATTGTGAAGGAACAAAGTGAATTAGCTCAGGCATTCCAACAAAATCAAGCACGAGCCAATAATCTCGGTGATACATCGATTTTGCCTGATTTGTGtgtttcacacaaaaatcaattgattgtTATGCGAAGGAATCACAAACAATTGCGTGATATTCGATCCCGAATTTCACGGGCAAAAACTGAACTCGGACACAATTTACTGCAAAGGCTTAA atatATTAGTTACATTGAGAACCGAATGTACGAAATAGATAGTAAATTACTGTTCATTCACCGCAACTGCCGTAGACTTCAGAAACACATGGGAATTATTGAGCAAATTCATCAAGCTCCGAGTGTGTATGTTACAGCTGTGACTGAAGTTGTCAGACGAAGAACCTTCTCCAGCGCTTTTTTATTG tgGGCTTCCGATTTAGCGAGTCATCTCACGACAATATACAGCGAAGAAGTTGTGCGTCGCCAGGAATTTTGGTCAATGTTTGAAGGCCACTTCCTTTGTACACTCTTCCCAGGCATTGAAGATATGCCACCATCGTATGCAACCGTAGCACCTTCGACGTTTGATGCTAGTCTACCGAATTTAACAAGAGATG ataTCAATGAGTTGTCTGATTTTGGGTTAAAAATTGAACTTCCGGACTTGAGTGCTGTGATAGATTTCTTTTCATCAAGATCTGGGGGTAAAAATGAAGATAAATCAACTTTGGTTGATGGCGACAGGACAAATGGATCGACTATAAGCCGAAATGTGGCAGTGGGAACGAGTGATCTACCAAAGATACTCGATATGCATTCTCACCTAAAAGATTATGAAAG GGGATTCGAAAGTGAAACTGACACTGAAGAATTTGAGAAAGTGGGTCAGAGTCCAATTGATCGTCGTCGAATTTCAACAACGGGAAGTCTTCAGGCATACACCACACTTGCTACGTCAACGCAGACATCACTAGCTCCAGTTATGACATCACTTTCTAAGCCAGAAATGTGCAATATCAGCACATCAACCGAAGTGGTGGTAACACAAACGATTGAAACTCTAACTGAG TCCACATTGTCAATCccatcaaagaaaaatcctcgTCTCAATAAACTCAACGTGTTGAACTCAATGAAGAGTCTCGACAGCAATAATTCCCTAACATTCTCAACGGGTTCAACATTACCCTCAATCCCTGAAATAACATCACCATCCCACAATACCGACTCCGATGCCCAATCAGTGTCAGCATCATCCCAAAGTGCAGATAATTCGGCAGAATGCGATCATGAGATTAGTGGAAAATGTTTGGGCCACCACCCATCGTCATTTCGCAATCAACATGGCAATTTGCAAACAACACTCGatagtgaatttattaattctgaATTTTACATTGACGAATCCCTGCCATCGAGCTTAAGTAGTGACCGTATCGATGGCATAGGGCAGAATATTGTTTCACCATCAGATGACAaagataaattccattttgcgGAAGAGCACCGTGAATATGATACTGTTATCAAACTACTtcag gaaaatttggGAACGACAAGGTGTGAGGTGGAGAAATTGAAGAACCTCCTGAGAAGTCTCCATGCACAGTCCCAAGCAGCAATTCAGGTTTTTCGTGAGCAGATAAAGGACATTCGGCATGATACGGAAAGTGGGAAAAGTGATTTGGATATACAATTGAAGTCTCTCAATGATGCGTGGGAAATGATAAAGCTCGAGGCGACGAATCATCAGCAGGAATTAATCAAACGTACGGTGGATCATGAATTGGAGCTGAATGATTTGAAGAAGACACTCGATACAAGCAATGAGATGATTGTGACGTTgcagaatgaaaagaaaaatctcgaGGATGACCATAAGTTGGCGGTGAAGAAGTATGAGGTGCTCATGGAGGAGATGCAGGAGAAAGTGAAGGGATTAATGGAAGCAGCTGATGAGTATCGTGCACGCGAAGTGAAGGTGAATGAGGAAAAGGAGAAGCTCACAAAAGAGATTACGGAAAAGTTGATGCGTGAACATAAATCGGAGCTGGAATCTCTACGGTCACGGTACAAGTTGATGACGAGCATTGAGAGGTCACCATCGGATACGagtcttgagaaaattgagcgCCCCGATTTGCTCGAAATGTCCGGGCATGAGGCTGTGTTTCAGCATACAAAGGATGAATTTGTAGCTGAACGGGGTTTAGCAATAAAATCCACTGCTGATCGTGAAAGATCACGATGGGAGCATCGAAGTGGGTTAGGTCAAATTCTCCTGAGTGGTTCACCAAAGTCTCCGTCGAAGGCACATGATATTTGCAAGAGAATTATCGAGGATAAGGATAATCAATTGGAATTGATGCGCCAAAGGGAGGAACAACTACTAAAGGATATCAATCGGCACAGAGAAACAATTCAGAATTTAACTGAAGATGATACCAATAGTGTGATTGCGTTCAAGGAAAAGGTAGATGGACTGCAGAAGGATAAGTCTCGTTTAGAGCAAGAATTGGAGATGGAGAAGTCTAAACGTTTGGAAATGGAATCTTCCTTTGCAGCGCTGAAAGT AGTCAATCCCGACAGTACAGCCGTTAGCCCAGACCAAATGACTAGAAGTGGTGCAAAATCCAAAAGTTCAAGTTCCCTGGGCAAGGGTTTGATAACCATATCAACTTGTTCAAAGGGAGATTTGGTAATCGTTGTTTGGAATAGTATTCACGAACAATACATAATTGTtcag GATACTTCCATCCTTTACTTTCTTCACGGTGAAAGTTACAATACTCTTAAACTTCCTCGACTTACGGCAAATGAAACTCCACATATGATACCATTAGTAGCCAAAGTGATTGAAAAGGAGTTTTGTGTAGCGAGAAAG gaTGAGAATAGGTATAAAGTCAGCAAAGGAACTAAATTCTATCGTGTTAAAGTAGAACCAGTTTCATCTACACCTCAACCATTGGATGCTGCACGTTCATCTCGAAGGCATGAAA caaCTGGAATTCAATCGGGAAGTGTTGGCCGGTCAACGAGTACCGAATTGCCGAGTAGTTCTTCCGTTTCTCAAACATCCACTCATCTAATTGATTCTTTTGCCCAAACTGAATGCCCCATTCTCATTGAGGATGTCAGTGAGGCGAAGGATATGGTGGATTCGGGTGTTGATGCACAGCAAAAGAGTATCTACAAGGAAAGGAATGTGAGTGTAACGGAGGAAGATGAACCAGTATCACTGTCAGATCAGCGTTGTTGCAACATCAGTGTCAGTGAGGAGGATGAGGAGGCAGCTAATGTGGAAAACGCCAGTGAG